One genomic window of Bacillus mycoides includes the following:
- a CDS encoding sodium:solute symporter family protein encodes MTALLIIILFLFLALFLGIRAQHGKDMNLEQWSVGGRGFGTIFVFLLMAGEIYTTFTFLGGSGWAYSKGAPTFYILGYGALAYILSYFLLPPIWKYAKEHNLVSQPDFFAKKYRSKALGLIVSIVGVVSIIPYLILQLKGLGIIVSEASYGRVSPVIAVWIGAIVITIYVMVSGIHGSAWTAALKDIMILFIVMFLGIYLPYHYYGGFQPMFEAVEAAKPGFLSLPEEGMSISWFVSTIILTALGFYMWPHTFASAFSAKNEKVFRKNAAIMPLYSLVLLFVFFAGFAAILQVPGLKGADVDLSLFRLALQTFDPWFIGIIGSAGVLTALVPASMLVMAASTLLAKNIYRTMAPSASDRQVAKAAKLFVPVVTLVAVLFTFKGGETIGALLLMGYSIVTQLFPALVCSLFPRQIITKQGAIAGMGIGLLVVAYITLTGSTLATMFPSFPQYIKDLNVGIVALLINMIVMFVVSGFTKNVSIKADNIIVEK; translated from the coding sequence ATGACAGCACTACTTATTATTATTTTATTCTTATTTCTAGCACTATTTTTAGGAATTCGAGCACAACATGGAAAAGATATGAATTTAGAGCAATGGTCAGTTGGAGGAAGAGGGTTTGGAACTATTTTCGTTTTTCTCCTTATGGCAGGCGAAATTTATACGACATTCACATTTTTAGGTGGAAGTGGTTGGGCGTATAGTAAAGGAGCTCCTACTTTTTATATTTTAGGATATGGTGCATTAGCCTATATTTTATCGTATTTCTTATTGCCTCCAATTTGGAAATATGCAAAAGAACATAACCTTGTTTCACAGCCGGATTTTTTTGCAAAGAAATATAGAAGTAAAGCGCTTGGATTGATTGTTTCGATTGTTGGTGTTGTTTCCATCATCCCATATCTCATTTTACAGCTAAAGGGGTTAGGGATCATCGTTTCCGAAGCTTCTTATGGAAGAGTGTCACCTGTTATTGCGGTGTGGATTGGTGCTATTGTTATAACTATATATGTAATGGTTTCAGGTATACATGGATCGGCTTGGACAGCTGCTTTGAAGGATATTATGATACTATTTATCGTTATGTTTTTAGGTATATATTTACCGTACCATTATTACGGAGGGTTTCAGCCGATGTTTGAAGCTGTAGAAGCAGCGAAACCAGGTTTTTTATCTTTACCTGAAGAAGGAATGAGTATTTCTTGGTTTGTTTCTACTATTATATTAACGGCCCTTGGTTTCTATATGTGGCCCCATACATTTGCTTCGGCTTTCTCTGCAAAAAATGAAAAAGTATTTAGGAAAAACGCGGCGATCATGCCACTGTATTCTTTAGTGTTGCTTTTCGTATTCTTTGCAGGTTTTGCTGCTATCCTGCAAGTTCCCGGATTAAAGGGAGCGGATGTAGATCTTTCGTTATTCCGTCTTGCTCTTCAAACTTTTGATCCTTGGTTTATTGGAATTATTGGTAGTGCGGGGGTATTAACGGCATTAGTTCCAGCATCCATGCTTGTTATGGCTGCTTCGACATTGCTAGCGAAAAATATTTACCGAACGATGGCTCCGTCTGCTTCAGATAGACAAGTTGCTAAAGCGGCAAAATTATTTGTGCCTGTAGTAACGCTTGTAGCCGTTTTGTTTACCTTTAAAGGAGGAGAAACGATAGGGGCGCTTCTTTTAATGGGGTACAGTATCGTTACGCAGCTTTTCCCTGCGCTTGTATGTAGTTTGTTTCCTCGTCAAATTATTACGAAGCAAGGAGCGATTGCAGGAATGGGGATTGGGTTGTTAGTTGTCGCATATATCACTTTAACAGGTTCTACTTTAGCTACAATGTTTCCGAGTTTCCCGCAGTATATAAAAGATTTGAATGTAGGTATAGTCGCATTGTTAATTAATATGATTGTGATGTTTGTAGTTAGTGGATTCACGAAAAATGTATCTATAAAGGCAGACAATATAATAGTAGAAAAGTAA
- a CDS encoding amidohydrolase: protein MDVAKELVLSKNQLIEWRRHFHKYPELSFQEEKTSQFVFDILREIPYLEVSRPTKYSVMARLIGKQPGKTLAVRADMDALPIHEENKFDFISTYPGVMHACGHDGHMAILLGVVHKLVEEREKVKGEIRFLFQHAEENFPGGAEEMVAAGVMAGVDCIIGAHLWASLEVGKVGVIYGPAMAAPDVFRIKIEGKGGHAGIPHETVDSIAIGAQVVSQIQQIVSRLTNPLDSLVVSVTQFHSGTTHNVIPEQAEIEGTVRSLRHELREETKKKLERIVKHITESYGAKYTFSYEYGYRPVVNDYEVTELIEHTALQLYGRERVVRLQPTMAGEDFSAFLQKAPGTFFFIGAGNEEKGIIYPHHHPRFTIDEDALPIGVEVFVSSIMNFISKGE from the coding sequence ATGGATGTCGCAAAGGAACTTGTTTTATCAAAGAATCAGTTGATTGAGTGGAGAAGGCATTTTCATAAGTATCCAGAGTTATCTTTTCAAGAGGAAAAAACATCTCAATTTGTATTCGACATACTTCGGGAAATTCCGTATTTAGAAGTTTCGCGACCTACTAAATATAGTGTAATGGCAAGGTTAATAGGTAAGCAGCCTGGTAAAACTCTCGCGGTTCGTGCTGATATGGATGCTCTTCCTATTCATGAAGAAAATAAGTTTGATTTTATTTCTACATATCCAGGTGTGATGCATGCGTGTGGTCACGATGGTCACATGGCAATATTGCTTGGTGTAGTACATAAGTTGGTAGAGGAAAGAGAGAAAGTTAAAGGAGAGATTCGCTTTTTATTTCAACATGCAGAAGAAAATTTTCCGGGTGGTGCAGAGGAAATGGTCGCAGCGGGAGTGATGGCAGGTGTGGATTGCATTATTGGTGCTCATCTTTGGGCGTCATTAGAGGTTGGAAAAGTAGGTGTAATTTATGGCCCTGCGATGGCGGCACCGGACGTTTTTAGAATTAAGATAGAGGGAAAAGGTGGGCATGCTGGAATTCCGCACGAAACAGTTGATAGTATCGCCATTGGTGCGCAAGTAGTTTCACAAATCCAGCAAATTGTATCTCGCCTCACGAATCCGTTAGATTCTCTCGTAGTATCTGTTACGCAATTTCATTCTGGGACAACTCATAATGTTATCCCGGAACAAGCGGAGATTGAAGGGACAGTGAGAAGTTTAAGGCATGAATTAAGAGAAGAAACAAAGAAGAAGCTTGAAAGGATTGTAAAACATATTACAGAATCCTACGGTGCTAAGTATACATTTTCTTATGAGTATGGATATCGACCAGTTGTGAACGATTATGAAGTTACAGAGCTTATTGAACATACGGCATTACAGCTGTATGGAAGAGAGAGAGTTGTTCGTTTACAACCAACGATGGCAGGAGAAGATTTTTCGGCATTTTTACAAAAGGCACCAGGGACGTTCTTTTTTATAGGGGCAGGAAATGAAGAGAAGGGAATTATATATCCGCATCATCACCCTCGTTTTACAATTGACGAAGACGCATTACCAATTGGAGTGGAAGTCTTTGTATCATCCATTATGAATTTTATAAGTAAAGGAGAATGA
- a CDS encoding C39 family peptidase has protein sequence MKKLKYIFILGSIFAVVFFFEKDKIMRKAQELRLDLFSEMKESTMITEVPFIRQLPELPRGCEVTSLAMLLQHKGVQVDKMQLASEIHRVPFEQNGLHGNPYEGFVGNIYTKAERGYGVYNQPIFNLAEKYVPEKVINLTGRDVQDLYKVISSGSPVWVIINTTFKPLAESSFETWNTSSGEVKITYYEHSVVVIGYDQNFVYVNDPLANNPRKAVPRAEFEKAWEQMGKQAITIL, from the coding sequence ATGAAAAAGTTAAAATATATTTTTATTTTAGGTAGTATATTTGCTGTCGTATTTTTTTTCGAGAAAGATAAAATTATGAGAAAGGCACAGGAATTACGGTTAGACCTTTTCTCTGAGATGAAAGAAAGTACAATGATTACAGAGGTTCCGTTTATTAGACAGTTACCCGAATTACCTAGAGGTTGTGAAGTGACAAGTTTAGCTATGCTACTGCAACATAAAGGTGTACAAGTAGATAAGATGCAACTTGCTAGTGAGATTCATCGCGTCCCATTTGAACAAAATGGTTTGCATGGAAATCCTTATGAGGGATTCGTTGGAAATATTTATACGAAAGCTGAGCGAGGATACGGTGTATATAATCAACCAATTTTTAATTTAGCAGAAAAGTATGTTCCTGAAAAAGTAATTAATTTAACGGGCAGAGACGTGCAAGATCTATATAAAGTAATTAGTTCTGGTTCTCCGGTATGGGTAATTATTAATACAACGTTTAAACCATTAGCTGAAAGTAGTTTTGAAACATGGAATACGAGTTCAGGTGAAGTGAAAATTACATATTATGAGCATAGTGTTGTAGTAATTGGATATGATCAAAACTTTGTATACGTAAATGATCCTCTTGCAAACAATCCACGAAAAGCCGTTCCTCGTGCTGAATTTGAAAAGGCATGGGAGCAAATGGGGAAACAAGCGATTACTATTTTATAA
- a CDS encoding DUF3311 domain-containing protein, with protein MKKIHVLALIPVLCLVVGPVFANSVTPYVLGMPFLLFWILLSVLITSLCMGLVYVFDPANKGDVK; from the coding sequence ATGAAGAAAATACACGTGCTAGCACTTATTCCAGTTCTTTGTTTAGTAGTTGGACCAGTATTTGCAAATTCGGTCACTCCTTACGTATTGGGGATGCCATTTCTATTATTTTGGATACTATTATCAGTGCTTATTACGTCTCTTTGTATGGGGCTTGTGTACGTATTCGATCCTGCTAATAAGGGGGATGTAAAATGA
- a CDS encoding amino acid permease, which yields MNQQVEQTDLKRTMKSRHLFMIALGGVIGTGLFMGSGQIVHNAGPGGAILAFLVGGFVMYLTMLCLGELSVAMPEAGSFQSYASKFISPGFGFVVGWMYWLNWAVTVGVELTTVSILMKRWFPDVSSWIWCVTFAAALFLVNALSAKAYAETEFWFASVKVATIVIFIVLGGAVMFGFLDFNGKPAPMLHNFTENGGLFPNGALAVLLTMITVNYSFQGTELIGIASGESENPEKTIPKAIKNTIWRTLFFFVLAISVVVGLLPWQEANLVESPFVLVFDMAGIPYAADIMNFVIITAVLSVANSGLYANSRMLWAMAKQGMASPAFTKLTKKGVPLNALIFSLIFASLSLLTSIFAADTVFLILTSIAAMAAVVVWMSIAASQFFFRRNFVKNGGNINDLKYRTPLYPIVPIVAFSLNFITFISLAFIPDQRIALYCGIPFMIICYILYQVKYKKVVTFEQQRNITQEIN from the coding sequence ATGAATCAACAAGTAGAACAAACAGATTTAAAACGAACAATGAAAAGTAGACACTTATTCATGATTGCACTTGGTGGAGTCATTGGAACAGGATTATTTATGGGTTCTGGACAAATCGTCCATAATGCTGGACCAGGAGGAGCTATTCTTGCATTTTTAGTCGGTGGTTTCGTTATGTATTTAACTATGTTATGTCTTGGTGAATTATCAGTAGCTATGCCAGAAGCAGGTTCATTCCAAAGCTACGCAAGCAAATTTATTTCACCTGGTTTTGGATTTGTCGTCGGTTGGATGTATTGGTTAAATTGGGCTGTTACAGTTGGAGTAGAGTTAACAACTGTTAGTATTTTAATGAAACGTTGGTTTCCAGACGTTTCTTCGTGGATTTGGTGTGTTACATTTGCAGCAGCACTCTTTCTTGTAAACGCTCTATCAGCAAAAGCATATGCAGAGACTGAATTTTGGTTCGCTAGCGTAAAGGTTGCAACGATTGTTATCTTTATCGTACTTGGAGGCGCAGTTATGTTTGGTTTTCTCGACTTTAATGGAAAGCCAGCACCAATGCTCCACAATTTCACTGAAAATGGCGGCTTATTTCCAAACGGTGCACTAGCAGTTCTTCTTACAATGATTACTGTAAATTACTCATTCCAAGGAACAGAACTTATCGGAATTGCTTCAGGGGAAAGCGAGAACCCTGAAAAAACGATCCCGAAAGCTATAAAAAACACAATTTGGCGTACTCTATTCTTTTTCGTCTTAGCAATCTCAGTTGTTGTAGGTTTACTCCCATGGCAAGAAGCTAATCTAGTTGAAAGTCCATTTGTACTTGTGTTTGATATGGCTGGTATTCCATATGCAGCGGACATTATGAACTTTGTTATTATTACAGCTGTATTATCCGTAGCTAACTCTGGTCTATACGCAAATTCTCGTATGCTTTGGGCGATGGCAAAACAAGGAATGGCAAGTCCAGCTTTTACAAAACTAACTAAAAAAGGTGTACCGCTAAACGCATTAATTTTCAGCCTAATTTTTGCAAGCCTTTCTTTATTAACAAGTATATTCGCGGCAGATACTGTCTTTTTAATTTTAACATCGATTGCAGCTATGGCGGCTGTTGTCGTTTGGATGTCGATCGCAGCTTCACAGTTTTTCTTCCGTAGAAACTTCGTGAAAAATGGCGGCAACATAAATGATTTAAAATACCGTACACCACTTTATCCAATAGTTCCAATCGTAGCTTTCTCACTCAATTTCATTACATTTATTAGTTTAGCTTTCATTCCAGATCAGAGAATTGCTCTTTATTGCGGGATTCCATTTATGATCATTTGTTACATTTTATACCAAGTTAAATATAAAAAAGTTGTCACATTTGAACAACAACGAAATATAACTCAGGAAATAAACTAA
- a CDS encoding cytochrome aa3 quinol oxidase subunit II yields MQLKKAFWKLASLLPLSLVLFLGGCDKKLAVLNPQGPVAKAQYDLIVWSFVLMSLIIAIVFILFTVILIRYREKPENMDYEPPDQHGNTLLEIIWTIIPVIIVIALSIPTVKATYASEEVPQESKHIKPVEIYVTSANWKWLFSYPEEKIETVNYLNIPAGVPIQFKLTSVGPMNAFWVPELGGMKYTMDGMIMDLYLQADKPGSYLGRSSNFSGEGFTHMEFEVEAKTKEKYDKWVKEVQETAPKLTEDKYNDIVKPGVVGRMTFSSHHLSYVDPKSLEYCDYNYYKNKK; encoded by the coding sequence GTGCAACTAAAGAAAGCATTTTGGAAGTTGGCTTCGCTTCTTCCGTTATCATTAGTTCTGTTCCTCGGTGGCTGTGATAAAAAACTCGCAGTATTAAATCCGCAAGGACCTGTTGCAAAGGCACAGTATGATTTAATTGTTTGGTCATTCGTGCTTATGTCATTAATTATCGCAATTGTATTCATCTTGTTTACAGTCATCTTGATTCGTTATCGTGAAAAACCAGAGAATATGGACTATGAGCCACCTGATCAACACGGTAACACATTATTAGAAATCATTTGGACGATTATTCCTGTTATTATCGTTATCGCATTATCGATTCCAACAGTTAAAGCAACTTATGCTTCGGAAGAGGTTCCGCAAGAGTCCAAACATATTAAACCAGTTGAAATTTATGTTACATCTGCAAACTGGAAATGGTTATTTAGTTACCCGGAGGAAAAAATTGAAACCGTTAACTATTTAAACATCCCAGCTGGTGTACCAATTCAATTTAAACTGACTTCTGTAGGTCCAATGAATGCTTTCTGGGTACCAGAACTTGGTGGTATGAAGTATACAATGGATGGCATGATCATGGACTTATATTTACAAGCTGACAAACCAGGTTCTTACCTAGGTCGTAGCTCGAACTTCTCTGGTGAAGGATTCACTCACATGGAGTTCGAAGTTGAAGCAAAAACAAAAGAAAAGTATGACAAGTGGGTAAAAGAAGTACAAGAAACTGCTCCTAAACTAACAGAAGATAAGTACAACGATATTGTTAAACCTGGTGTAGTTGGTCGTATGACATTCTCTAGTCATCACTTAAGTTATGTAGATCCAAAATCACTTGAATATTGTGATTACAACTACTACAAAAACAAAAAATAA